A genomic segment from Acidobacteriota bacterium encodes:
- the moaA gene encoding GTP 3',8-cyclase MoaA, which translates to MVSEERSFKPKAKVDYLRVSVTDRCHFQCPYCAPAVRKLSKHADILTFEEIKAAARILSRLGVRKVRLTGGEPLLRKNIDALVRALKSVSGIESVNLTTNGHLLLEQAGALREAGIDGVNVSLDSLDNEKYGRLTGGFSLEDSLSGIEEALRLRITPLKINVVLMKGVNDDEVEGFCLKASDLGCDLRFIELMRTGENDSFVDRYFLQAAVIRDRLKERFHLIPSQRPGISGPSQDFFSRDLGIMVGFIHSNDGKKCLDCTRMRLTSKGFLKRCLFSSGGFDLRHLLRSKETEEEISDKVRRFTLLPEILQETASLYHFSMMQIGG; encoded by the coding sequence ATGGTGTCGGAAGAGAGAAGTTTTAAACCCAAGGCTAAAGTAGATTATCTAAGGGTCTCGGTGACGGACAGGTGCCATTTCCAGTGCCCATACTGTGCTCCCGCAGTCAGGAAACTCTCGAAACATGCCGACATCCTCACATTTGAGGAGATAAAGGCGGCAGCGCGGATACTCTCCAGGCTCGGGGTGAGGAAGGTCCGTCTGACTGGGGGTGAGCCTTTGCTTCGAAAGAATATCGATGCACTGGTCAGAGCCTTGAAGTCAGTGTCAGGAATCGAGTCCGTAAATCTGACGACCAATGGTCACCTGCTATTGGAGCAGGCAGGAGCGTTAAGAGAGGCAGGTATCGATGGAGTGAATGTAAGCCTCGACAGCCTCGATAATGAAAAATACGGGAGGCTGACCGGAGGTTTTAGTTTGGAGGACTCGCTCTCCGGGATCGAAGAAGCTCTGCGCCTCCGCATCACACCGCTGAAGATTAATGTCGTCCTCATGAAAGGGGTCAACGATGATGAAGTAGAGGGTTTCTGCCTTAAAGCTTCCGACCTGGGTTGCGATTTGAGATTCATCGAATTGATGAGGACGGGAGAGAACGATTCCTTCGTTGACCGGTATTTTCTGCAAGCTGCAGTCATAAGAGATAGGTTGAAAGAGAGATTCCATCTCATCCCTTCTCAGCGTCCCGGAATCTCCGGTCCTTCTCAGGATTTCTTTTCCAGGGATCTGGGAATCATGGTCGGCTTCATCCATTCCAATGACGGGAAAAAGTGTCTCGATTGCACTAGGATGCGACTTACTTCGAAAGGGTTCCTCAAAAGGTGTCTCTTCTCGTCCGGCGGTTTTGATCTGAGGCATCTCCTCCGAAGCAAGGAGACGGAAGAGGAAATTTCTGATAAGGTAAGGCGGTTTACTCTCCTTCCTGAGATTCTGCAAGAAACGGCATCCCTCTATCATTTCTCCATGATGCAGATCGGCGGCTGA
- the iscX gene encoding Fe-S cluster assembly protein IscX: MKLLWEDAEEIAEKLMERFPGIDPLSIRFTDLHRWVCEIPEFGDDPNKVTEGKLEAIQMAWYGMQKE, encoded by the coding sequence ATGAAGCTTCTATGGGAGGATGCAGAGGAAATCGCAGAAAAGCTGATGGAGAGGTTCCCCGGCATAGATCCGCTAAGTATCCGCTTCACAGACCTTCACAGATGGGTCTGCGAAATCCCCGAATTTGGAGATGATCCGAATAAAGTCACGGAAGGAAAGCTTGAGGCGATCCAGATGGCCTGGTACGGGATGCAGAAGGAATGA
- a CDS encoding succinate dehydrogenase iron-sulfur subunit produces MKEHSEVTFRILRFDPTMDHAPAFQDYKLAVKGALTVLEGLFEILENQDGSLGMRYSCRSAVCGSCAMHINGAYRLACETQIRHLNSRVITIRPLAHLPIIKDLVVDMGPFFEKYKRIKPYLEASTSIPDKEFIQSPRKRKRLNEIIDCILCGACYASCTMTLTDPEYLGPAALMKANRFVQDSRDEITRERLAIVNDENGVWRCHTIFNCQIACPKNLNPTHSIAQLKQKVIINRLTGRL; encoded by the coding sequence ATGAAAGAGCACAGCGAAGTAACTTTCAGGATCTTGAGATTCGATCCCACGATGGATCATGCGCCAGCTTTCCAGGATTATAAGCTGGCGGTCAAGGGAGCGTTGACGGTTCTGGAGGGGCTTTTCGAAATCTTGGAAAATCAGGATGGTTCACTGGGGATGAGATATTCCTGCCGGAGCGCAGTATGCGGCTCCTGCGCCATGCACATCAATGGCGCTTACCGCCTTGCCTGTGAAACTCAAATCCGGCACCTGAACTCAAGGGTGATCACGATAAGACCACTGGCGCACCTTCCCATCATCAAAGATCTTGTCGTGGATATGGGACCGTTCTTTGAAAAGTACAAGAGGATCAAACCCTATCTGGAAGCCAGCACGAGCATCCCGGATAAGGAGTTCATCCAGAGCCCAAGAAAGAGGAAGAGGCTGAACGAGATCATCGATTGTATTCTCTGTGGCGCGTGTTATGCGTCATGCACTATGACGCTGACCGATCCGGAATATCTTGGACCAGCGGCTCTCATGAAAGCGAACCGTTTCGTCCAGGACAGCCGGGATGAGATCACGAGAGAACGGCTTGCCATCGTCAACGACGAGAACGGGGTCTGGCGCTGCCACACTATCTTCAATTGCCAGATTGCATGCCCCAAGAACCTGAACCCGACGCACTCCATCGCCCAGTTGAAGCAGAAGGTGATCATAAACAGGCTCACAGGCCGCCTCTAA
- a CDS encoding FAD-binding protein, whose translation MKYHQVIVVGGGLAGMRAALEAAKLCDTAVISKVHPLRSHSVSAQGGINAPLGNNPEGKDDSVERHSFDTVKGSDFLADQDAVDVFIGSSADRVYEMEHWGVPFSRTEDGRIAQRPFGGAGFPRTCYCADTTGHVMLHCMYERAIRHDIKFYEEWQVICLVNDGGACRGVIAISIITGELEAFMADAVIFGTGGAGRTYGKSTNAIINTGSGMAVAYWAGVPLKDMEFIQFHPTSIIGTNILMTEGARGEGGYLVNNRGERFMKNYTPKFMELAPRDIVARSIQTEINEGRGFENQHVHLDLRHLGKAKIMERLPGIRDICLHFLGIDPIDTPIPIQPAQHYTMGGIDCNINCETVLKGFYAAGECACVSVHGSNRLGGNSLLETIVFGKIAGDFASRYAKGLSATGQGKAAMKKALKEQEEKINRLLASTGSENPAKIRAELKSVMFENVGIFRDTKPMQEAVAKVRELRERYKKISLDFKGRRYNLDLCRNLELEGKIDLAEAIAAGALARTESRGSHFHLGYPKRDDDNWLKHTMATHTKDGPKLSYSTVTITKYKPEERKY comes from the coding sequence ATGAAATATCATCAAGTCATCGTCGTGGGCGGGGGGCTCGCTGGAATGCGCGCTGCCCTCGAAGCGGCCAAACTCTGTGATACAGCCGTCATCTCCAAGGTCCACCCCCTGAGGTCGCATTCCGTCTCCGCTCAGGGCGGGATCAATGCTCCGCTCGGTAACAACCCCGAAGGAAAGGACGATTCCGTTGAGAGACACTCATTCGACACCGTTAAGGGAAGCGACTTCCTCGCCGACCAGGACGCGGTGGATGTCTTCATCGGAAGCTCGGCAGATCGAGTCTACGAGATGGAACACTGGGGCGTGCCGTTCAGCCGGACGGAAGACGGTCGAATCGCCCAGAGACCCTTCGGCGGAGCCGGCTTCCCGAGGACCTGCTACTGCGCGGATACGACCGGGCATGTCATGCTCCACTGTATGTACGAGAGAGCGATCCGCCACGATATCAAATTCTATGAGGAATGGCAGGTCATCTGCCTGGTCAATGACGGAGGTGCCTGCCGGGGGGTCATCGCCATCAGCATAATCACGGGCGAACTTGAAGCTTTTATGGCCGACGCCGTCATCTTCGGGACAGGAGGCGCCGGAAGAACCTATGGAAAGTCAACCAATGCCATCATCAACACGGGAAGCGGAATGGCAGTGGCCTACTGGGCAGGTGTACCCCTCAAAGATATGGAATTCATCCAGTTTCATCCCACCTCCATAATCGGAACCAACATCCTGATGACGGAAGGAGCAAGAGGCGAAGGAGGTTATCTCGTCAACAACAGGGGTGAGAGGTTCATGAAGAACTACACACCCAAGTTCATGGAGCTTGCCCCAAGGGATATCGTCGCGCGCTCGATCCAGACGGAAATCAACGAGGGCAGAGGCTTCGAGAACCAACATGTCCATCTTGACCTCAGACATCTCGGTAAGGCCAAGATCATGGAGCGACTCCCCGGAATCAGGGATATCTGTCTGCACTTCCTGGGGATCGATCCGATCGACACGCCGATTCCAATCCAGCCTGCACAGCATTACACAATGGGCGGTATCGACTGTAACATCAACTGTGAAACGGTGCTGAAAGGGTTCTACGCGGCCGGCGAGTGCGCCTGCGTGAGCGTTCATGGCTCCAACAGACTCGGAGGCAACTCACTCCTCGAGACCATCGTCTTTGGAAAGATCGCAGGAGACTTCGCCAGCCGATATGCCAAAGGGCTATCGGCGACCGGGCAGGGCAAAGCCGCCATGAAAAAGGCTCTAAAGGAACAGGAAGAGAAGATCAACAGGCTTCTAGCGAGCACCGGCAGCGAGAATCCTGCAAAGATACGGGCCGAGCTGAAGAGCGTCATGTTTGAGAATGTCGGGATCTTCAGGGACACGAAGCCGATGCAGGAGGCCGTCGCCAAAGTCAGAGAGCTCAGAGAGCGATACAAGAAGATCTCGCTCGACTTCAAGGGGAGAAGATATAATCTTGACCTTTGCAGGAACCTCGAGCTCGAAGGAAAGATCGACCTGGCGGAAGCCATCGCAGCAGGTGCTCTTGCAAGGACGGAGAGCCGAGGTTCCCACTTTCACCTGGGTTATCCGAAGAGAGATGATGACAACTGGCTCAAGCACACAATGGCCACCCACACCAAGGATGGGCCCAAATTGTCTTACTCGACCGTCACGATCACAAAATACAAACCCGAGGAGAGGAAATACTGA
- the sdhC gene encoding succinate dehydrogenase, cytochrome b556 subunit, with product MANLITRLLDTMNRNKNVGMFSFILQRITGVLLTLYLFIHIFVISSAKRAGAEGFNAMMGAVQTPFFHWMELLLFIGIVIHALNGFRIIIVDVGAEARRHKAWLYAMSVIAIIIIVMGIYRFLPKLFGHHI from the coding sequence ATGGCCAATCTCATCACAAGACTTCTCGATACTATGAATCGCAATAAGAATGTAGGAATGTTTTCATTCATTCTTCAGCGGATCACAGGAGTCCTTCTCACCCTTTATCTCTTTATCCACATCTTTGTCATCAGTTCCGCCAAGCGAGCCGGGGCAGAAGGATTCAACGCCATGATGGGAGCGGTCCAAACTCCATTCTTCCATTGGATGGAACTCCTCCTGTTCATCGGCATCGTTATCCATGCATTGAACGGGTTCCGGATCATTATCGTCGATGTGGGCGCGGAAGCACGAAGGCATAAAGCCTGGCTCTATGCCATGAGCGTCATCGCCATTATCATCATCGTCATGGGGATCTACCGGTTTCTGCCGAAACTCTTCGGCCATCACATCTGA